In Microvenator marinus, one genomic interval encodes:
- a CDS encoding dynamin family protein codes for MPNQSSVGTLLMNVALQWDRATEAFEEFVPDIEAALETSLPEVRQELQKLKDSVVRLKREAQQPTVVLATTGTTSSGKSTIANVLVGDALLPKAVQEMSAGVVTIEHDQIRRLKVTDTKNAKWETGEWTDLSAEEIQDRLAKLMEAYRNALDGLAPHECEEIEPPSCTVQWPTRLGLNADAFGLPKGCKIRILDLPGLKYVDDNLNGDVVKREAKGAMCIVAYNSYETDANKQAALLNQVVDQVKVLGGSPARMMFILNRIDAFLTDPNPEESEKVFTHRVTHAVQSKLREALPEYADEIKKILPLGFSSEPALMTLMADNPNSSAESQETAISNLDKHYNALFPREFLNELPRSASRFSAQEKKEFVQIGSKGARLDRFEATLRDHIAKNLPELLLPHLVQEASEPARNVLRFLDTRISTFKLLREQEVEDAQQRLEEINQQLMASQAEVLGLVGPLRDLPEDEDLQIHLVNAGEILSSGLGLNAAPLWSVFHDIVKQPLDRLMAYTWESGTQEGGHDELLDGIGGKELQKSLRNLMAGPYGAISQTGGKIEDSQAEQTKKDLNAFSRALTNTANRLLVRESEIQGKRLENLLQEIETKIAEQLGKNANEILAANGHQFKGLGDLFHRQFSIPKLQIQRIHFEPDIERWSETLKEVNIVKQQRWKYIPFFTKSVVVTIEKSASGMKFGSYESILASFGGSFETSNLEDSVREWLVESIKGFDHELESTLEAGVNEYRRQLQDRLKELKKGVQVKVRIVESHEKGIDKLRQRVQDGEDWRKLK; via the coding sequence ATGCCTAACCAGAGCTCTGTAGGGACCTTGCTGATGAACGTGGCACTCCAATGGGACCGGGCCACGGAAGCTTTCGAGGAATTCGTCCCTGATATTGAAGCCGCTTTGGAAACCTCCCTGCCCGAAGTACGTCAAGAGCTTCAAAAGCTGAAGGACTCAGTAGTCAGGCTGAAACGGGAGGCGCAACAACCCACCGTGGTTTTGGCCACCACCGGCACAACGAGCTCCGGGAAAAGTACGATTGCAAACGTACTTGTTGGCGATGCACTCCTGCCTAAGGCAGTTCAAGAGATGAGCGCTGGAGTCGTAACAATCGAACACGACCAGATCCGACGACTGAAAGTAACGGATACGAAAAACGCCAAGTGGGAGACGGGGGAGTGGACCGATCTTTCGGCCGAAGAAATTCAGGACCGACTTGCGAAGCTCATGGAGGCGTATCGCAATGCCCTCGATGGTCTGGCCCCTCACGAATGCGAAGAGATTGAACCTCCTTCATGCACGGTTCAGTGGCCCACGAGGCTCGGGCTTAATGCAGATGCCTTTGGCCTTCCAAAGGGCTGCAAGATACGTATCCTTGACCTCCCTGGGTTGAAGTATGTGGACGATAACCTTAACGGAGACGTCGTTAAGCGTGAAGCGAAGGGAGCAATGTGTATTGTGGCGTACAACTCCTATGAGACTGACGCCAACAAACAAGCAGCGTTGCTCAATCAGGTGGTCGACCAAGTCAAGGTGCTAGGCGGCTCTCCCGCTCGAATGATGTTCATCCTTAATAGAATTGATGCATTCCTGACCGACCCAAACCCCGAGGAAAGCGAGAAGGTTTTCACGCACCGGGTCACACACGCTGTCCAATCGAAACTACGGGAGGCACTTCCGGAGTATGCAGATGAAATCAAGAAAATATTGCCACTCGGCTTCTCCAGCGAACCTGCGCTCATGACACTCATGGCTGATAATCCGAACAGCTCTGCAGAGAGCCAAGAAACTGCTATCAGCAACCTCGACAAACACTATAACGCCCTTTTCCCAAGAGAGTTCTTGAACGAATTGCCGCGAAGCGCATCCCGTTTTTCCGCCCAAGAAAAGAAGGAATTCGTTCAGATTGGTTCCAAAGGGGCACGATTGGATAGATTTGAGGCCACGCTGCGAGACCATATCGCCAAGAATCTCCCCGAGCTTCTCCTTCCACACCTAGTACAGGAAGCGTCCGAACCAGCACGAAACGTCCTCAGATTCCTCGATACTCGGATTTCGACTTTCAAATTGCTACGTGAGCAGGAGGTAGAGGACGCCCAGCAAAGACTAGAAGAAATCAACCAGCAACTAATGGCAAGCCAAGCCGAAGTGTTAGGGCTAGTCGGGCCATTGAGAGATCTGCCGGAGGACGAAGATCTTCAAATTCACCTCGTAAACGCTGGCGAAATTTTGAGTTCCGGATTGGGATTGAATGCGGCGCCTCTCTGGTCCGTGTTTCATGATATTGTTAAACAACCGCTAGACCGCTTGATGGCCTACACTTGGGAGAGCGGCACTCAGGAAGGTGGGCACGACGAACTCCTCGATGGTATCGGAGGAAAGGAGCTTCAGAAGAGTTTGCGAAACTTGATGGCTGGCCCGTATGGCGCCATTTCCCAAACCGGCGGAAAGATTGAAGACAGCCAGGCTGAACAAACGAAGAAAGACCTTAATGCTTTCAGCCGCGCGCTTACGAATACGGCCAATCGACTACTTGTACGTGAGTCAGAAATCCAGGGTAAGCGACTCGAAAATCTGCTGCAGGAAATAGAAACAAAGATCGCTGAACAGTTGGGAAAGAACGCAAATGAAATCCTTGCGGCGAATGGTCATCAATTCAAGGGCCTTGGCGACCTCTTTCACCGCCAATTCAGCATTCCAAAATTGCAGATCCAAAGAATCCATTTTGAGCCCGACATCGAGCGCTGGAGCGAGACCTTGAAAGAGGTCAACATAGTCAAACAACAACGTTGGAAATATATCCCCTTCTTCACGAAGAGTGTGGTGGTAACTATCGAGAAATCTGCTAGCGGAATGAAGTTTGGCAGTTATGAGTCCATTCTGGCCAGCTTCGGAGGCTCGTTTGAGACATCAAATCTCGAGGACAGCGTCCGAGAGTGGCTCGTCGAATCCATCAAGGGGTTTGACCATGAACTGGAGTCGACACTGGAGGCTGGCGTGAATGAGTACCGGCGGCAGCTGCAAGACCGATTGAAGGAACTCAAGAAAGGTGTTCAAGTAAAAGTCCGGATCGTGGAATCACATGAGAAAGGTATAGATAAGCTGCGTCAGCGTGTTCAAGACGGCGAAGATTGGAGAAAGCTCAAATGA
- a CDS encoding AAA family ATPase, whose amino-acid sequence MSNDEPRAKHWLVNTVSQKKEYLDEFVEEGVWRLLGPSARNRELVKSMRAGDRIAAKTTFVTKAGVPFDNRGNPVSVMRIKAVGTVVENSGDGESVKVEWEIQEPARDWYFFTYIHHVALLERSTGLTPDLIRFVFEGEEQDLDKCLSHPFWHDRYLDKFAWTQFFEDFATTLLSYREDRSGLLQKLVSVDGTTPRFSLIDRFSDGTQGVLRDICPFTTMGVFNRTMTWENRYRIGKALAEVLEVPGAPPKGFTGVPCLNNQNTYFFPFAHDRPDDHIDKLWHVFECGLAFADSEGTQGREEFIRAFDEAKKLKFVHWNLTFGLYWARPWFFVGLDSPNREFLSKVFRIPLKKVPSGKEYVELLEKLKGYFVMEGCPVDSFPALAMGGDFKPFPPISTQPERDKVVVMVEYAAQDILDEGCFLPLEQIEKLLKRVRSKKNLILQGPPGTGKTWLARRLGYALVGEREEAKVKSVQFHPNLSYEDFVRGYRPSGEGKLVTADGIFINMVNTALADPESNYVLVIEEINRGNPAQIFGELLTLLEDSKRHESEAIELTYADQNGERRVYVPENLYVIGTMNLADRSLALVDLALRRRFAFADLKPELGSQWRAWVQAMGLSEPIVEEIARRMSDLNQMIEDDTRLGKQFRVGHSYVTPSVELSHESWTWFQDVVEHEIAPLLEEYWFDSPKDFKVAVERLKQPF is encoded by the coding sequence ATGAGTAACGATGAGCCACGGGCGAAACATTGGTTGGTAAACACTGTCTCGCAGAAGAAGGAATACCTAGACGAGTTCGTGGAAGAAGGAGTTTGGCGCCTTCTCGGACCGTCTGCTAGGAATCGTGAGTTGGTGAAGTCGATGAGGGCCGGAGACCGGATTGCTGCCAAGACTACCTTTGTGACGAAGGCGGGCGTGCCATTCGACAACAGGGGAAATCCGGTTTCAGTGATGCGTATCAAGGCAGTGGGAACCGTTGTGGAAAACTCAGGCGATGGCGAGTCGGTGAAGGTTGAGTGGGAGATCCAGGAGCCAGCCCGCGATTGGTACTTCTTCACTTACATTCATCACGTCGCTTTGCTCGAAAGGAGTACTGGTCTTACTCCCGACCTGATTCGTTTTGTCTTTGAAGGAGAAGAGCAGGATCTTGATAAATGCCTGAGTCATCCGTTCTGGCACGATCGCTACTTGGACAAATTCGCGTGGACCCAGTTCTTTGAGGATTTTGCCACAACGCTACTCAGCTATCGCGAAGATCGCTCCGGCTTGCTTCAAAAGCTAGTTTCCGTGGATGGTACGACACCAAGATTTAGTCTGATTGATCGCTTCTCCGATGGGACTCAGGGGGTACTTAGGGATATATGCCCCTTTACCACGATGGGGGTGTTCAACCGCACGATGACTTGGGAGAATCGGTATCGCATTGGTAAGGCGCTCGCTGAAGTACTCGAGGTTCCAGGCGCACCACCCAAGGGGTTTACGGGAGTGCCGTGCCTCAACAACCAGAACACGTATTTTTTCCCTTTTGCGCACGATCGTCCCGATGACCACATCGACAAACTCTGGCACGTGTTTGAATGTGGACTTGCCTTCGCGGACTCCGAGGGAACACAAGGGCGTGAGGAGTTTATCCGGGCGTTTGACGAGGCCAAGAAGCTCAAGTTCGTGCATTGGAATCTGACTTTTGGCCTCTATTGGGCGCGTCCTTGGTTTTTTGTGGGGCTCGATTCGCCGAACCGTGAGTTTCTCTCGAAAGTCTTCCGCATTCCTCTCAAGAAGGTACCTTCCGGCAAGGAGTACGTTGAACTTCTCGAAAAGTTGAAAGGCTACTTTGTGATGGAGGGCTGCCCCGTGGATTCGTTCCCGGCACTCGCGATGGGCGGCGACTTTAAGCCATTTCCCCCGATTTCAACGCAGCCCGAAAGAGACAAGGTGGTGGTTATGGTCGAGTACGCAGCGCAGGACATTTTGGATGAGGGGTGTTTTCTTCCTCTGGAGCAAATTGAGAAATTGCTGAAAAGAGTGCGGAGCAAGAAGAACCTGATTCTCCAAGGTCCTCCGGGTACCGGTAAAACATGGCTCGCGCGCCGATTGGGCTACGCGCTGGTGGGTGAAAGGGAAGAGGCTAAGGTTAAGTCAGTGCAGTTTCATCCGAACCTCTCCTACGAGGACTTTGTGCGCGGTTACAGGCCGAGTGGGGAGGGAAAGCTGGTCACGGCTGACGGAATCTTCATCAACATGGTCAACACGGCGCTCGCAGACCCTGAAAGCAACTATGTCTTGGTTATCGAGGAGATTAACCGCGGAAACCCGGCTCAGATTTTCGGTGAGTTATTGACGCTGCTGGAGGACTCAAAACGTCATGAGTCGGAGGCGATCGAACTCACCTATGCTGACCAAAACGGGGAGCGACGAGTCTATGTGCCTGAAAATCTGTATGTCATTGGGACCATGAATCTGGCAGACCGCTCACTAGCCTTGGTGGACCTAGCCCTTCGTCGCCGCTTTGCGTTTGCCGACCTAAAACCTGAACTTGGGTCTCAATGGCGAGCCTGGGTCCAAGCCATGGGACTTTCGGAGCCAATTGTGGAAGAGATTGCCAGACGCATGTCGGACTTGAATCAGATGATTGAGGACGACACGCGTTTGGGTAAGCAGTTTAGAGTAGGGCACAGCTATGTCACGCCATCGGTGGAGCTCTCGCATGAGAGCTGGACGTGGTTTCAAGACGTCGTCGAACACGAGATAGCGCCGCTACTTGAGGAATATTGGTTCGATAGCCCCAAGGACTTCAAAGTGGCGGTTGAGCGTCTTAAACAGCCTTTCTGA
- the mcrC gene encoding 5-methylcytosine-specific restriction endonuclease system specificity protein McrC produces MELAHDNAFVGRIPVRNLWLLMLYASDLFGLQRELGEVSFEEEPDELPDLVARILVDIVDRRIRRQLNRGYQTRRENLTRVRGRIDMLKTERHSLLQRGLVACEFEEMTIDTPRNRFVLHALQTIGVLVKNQDLAHECRVLANSLKLMGVSGIAPTRKVIDGERFGRHDAADRLMVAAAKLAVDLAMPTESLGSHQMVLPDREGHWVRKLFEKAVGGFYAVVLPSEWRVKPGRKLSWQVEDPSPGILSVLPNMVTDIVLDHTPSGQRLVIDTKFNDIFTNGRFGNTSLRSKYIYQMYGYLMSQTGRGKPKWDSANGLLLHPAVGAMVDEWVTIQGHTIRFATVDLTASAAVVRTQLLRVIEPAGSALLLW; encoded by the coding sequence ATGGAGCTTGCTCACGATAACGCTTTTGTGGGTCGCATTCCGGTGCGTAACCTCTGGTTGCTCATGCTCTACGCGTCCGACTTGTTCGGGCTGCAGCGGGAGTTGGGCGAGGTGAGCTTTGAGGAGGAGCCGGACGAGCTGCCGGATTTGGTGGCGCGGATTCTGGTGGACATCGTCGACCGCCGCATTCGCCGCCAACTCAATCGCGGCTATCAGACTCGTCGCGAAAACCTCACGCGTGTGCGTGGACGTATCGATATGCTCAAAACCGAGCGCCACTCGCTCCTGCAGCGTGGCCTTGTGGCGTGTGAGTTCGAGGAGATGACCATCGACACGCCGCGCAATCGTTTTGTGCTCCACGCGCTGCAGACGATTGGTGTGCTGGTGAAGAATCAGGACCTCGCGCATGAATGCCGTGTGCTCGCTAATAGCCTGAAGTTGATGGGAGTGTCGGGCATCGCTCCTACGCGAAAAGTAATCGACGGTGAGCGCTTTGGGAGGCACGATGCGGCGGATAGGTTGATGGTTGCGGCAGCCAAGTTGGCAGTGGATTTGGCGATGCCCACCGAGTCCCTAGGGAGCCACCAGATGGTGCTGCCGGACCGAGAGGGGCATTGGGTCAGGAAACTCTTTGAAAAGGCAGTGGGTGGCTTCTACGCGGTTGTGCTGCCTTCTGAGTGGAGGGTGAAGCCGGGCCGGAAGCTAAGTTGGCAGGTGGAGGACCCGAGCCCCGGCATTCTGAGCGTTTTGCCCAACATGGTGACGGATATCGTCCTGGACCATACGCCGAGCGGGCAAAGGCTCGTCATCGACACCAAATTCAACGATATCTTCACCAACGGACGTTTCGGCAACACGTCTTTGAGGAGTAAGTACATCTACCAGATGTACGGGTATCTGATGTCACAGACGGGGCGAGGCAAACCTAAGTGGGATAGCGCAAATGGACTTTTGTTGCACCCGGCGGTGGGTGCCATGGTGGATGAGTGGGTCACCATTCAGGGACACACGATTCGCTTCGCCACCGTGGATCTGACCGCTTCGGCGGCAGTAGTCCGCACGCAACTGCTCCGCGTCATCGAACCCGCGGGCTCAGCGCTCTTGCTCTGGTAG
- a CDS encoding helix-turn-helix domain-containing protein yields the protein MSSAIEIPTLDEAQEAKAALRLITGDSEDQRRSAAKVSLKIGDLEVSIPFAAFEVLTDVLAELANGNAVTVVPHHAELTTQEAADVLNVSRPHVVQQLEAGAIPYHKVGTHRRIKMSDLMAYRKKSRERSRAALQELADQAQELEQDY from the coding sequence ATGAGCTCCGCAATAGAAATACCGACCCTGGATGAAGCACAAGAGGCAAAAGCAGCGCTCCGGTTAATCACGGGTGACTCTGAAGACCAAAGGAGGAGCGCAGCAAAGGTTTCCTTGAAAATTGGAGACCTTGAGGTATCGATTCCGTTCGCAGCGTTTGAAGTTCTGACCGATGTCCTCGCCGAACTCGCGAATGGCAATGCCGTGACGGTGGTGCCGCATCACGCCGAACTCACCACACAAGAGGCCGCTGACGTCCTGAATGTTTCGCGTCCCCACGTGGTTCAACAACTGGAGGCTGGTGCAATTCCCTATCACAAGGTTGGAACCCATCGTCGAATCAAAATGAGTGATCTCATGGCGTATCGAAAGAAGAGCCGTGAACGAAGTCGCGCCGCTCTCCAAGAACTCGCGGACCAGGCGCAAGAGTTAGAACAGGACTACTGA
- a CDS encoding helix-turn-helix domain-containing protein, with protein MSSAIEIPTLDEAQEAKAALRLITGDSEDQRRSAAEVSLKIGDLEVSIPFAAFQILTDVLAELANGNAVTVVPHHAELTTQEAADILNVSRPHLVQQLEAGAIPYHKVGTHRRIKMSDLMVYRKKSREQSRDTLQQLADQAQELGLGY; from the coding sequence ATGAGTTCCGCAATAGAGATACCGACCCTGGATGAAGCACAAGAGGCAAAAGCAGCGCTCCGGTTAATCACGGGTGACTCTGAAGACCAAAGGAGGAGCGCAGCAGAGGTTTCCTTGAAAATTGGAGACCTTGAGGTTTCGATTCCGTTCGCAGCGTTTCAAATTCTGACCGATGTCCTCGCCGAACTCGCGAATGGCAATGCCGTGACGGTGGTGCCGCACCACGCCGAACTCACAACACAAGAGGCCGCTGACATTCTGAATGTCTCGCGTCCCCACCTGGTGCAACAGCTGGAGGCTGGTGCAATTCCCTATCACAAGGTTGGAACGCATCGTCGCATCAAAATGAGTGATCTCATGGTGTATCGAAAGAAGAGCCGTGAACAAAGCCGCGATACCCTCCAACAACTCGCGGACCAGGCGCAAGAGTTAGGACTGGGTTACTGA
- a CDS encoding Abi family protein, which yields MKNVKPWKSLDDQIAILKGRGLTIEDENAAKDYLRRIGYYRLSGYWYPFREMNSQHLGKNPSRLDTFIHGSRFEDAVKLYVFDKKLRLLAMDALERIEMALRVDVAHLLGKHHPCAHQNPRLLHGSFVKRPIKKKGPHFGKTEHEVWLEKHEEKTKKSREPFIEHHNRFYNGCIPIWVAIEIWDFGMLSRLFAGMRYPDQDEIGARYGVKGETIEQWLRSLNFVRNVSAHHSRLWNANIVEVSAPHVLFPKVPNSRAFMYFCAMSHLLSVICPNTSWQSRFVALMEEFPEVPNESVKPEDMGLVEGWKEWPIWAKK from the coding sequence TTGAAGAACGTAAAGCCATGGAAGTCTCTTGATGATCAGATCGCCATTCTGAAGGGGCGTGGCCTGACTATCGAAGATGAAAATGCAGCGAAGGACTATCTTCGACGAATCGGATATTACCGGTTGAGTGGGTATTGGTATCCGTTTCGCGAGATGAACTCTCAGCACTTGGGAAAGAATCCCAGCCGATTGGACACTTTTATCCATGGGAGCCGATTCGAGGATGCGGTCAAGCTTTATGTGTTCGACAAGAAGCTTCGTCTATTGGCCATGGACGCCCTTGAGCGTATCGAGATGGCACTGCGTGTGGATGTTGCTCATCTCCTCGGGAAGCACCACCCCTGCGCGCATCAAAACCCGCGACTGCTTCACGGGAGTTTCGTCAAAAGGCCGATCAAGAAAAAAGGCCCGCATTTTGGCAAAACCGAGCATGAAGTTTGGTTAGAAAAACACGAGGAAAAAACCAAAAAGTCGCGAGAACCGTTCATCGAACATCACAATCGTTTCTATAATGGCTGTATCCCGATTTGGGTTGCGATAGAGATCTGGGATTTCGGGATGTTGTCCCGACTTTTCGCGGGAATGCGCTATCCCGACCAAGACGAAATCGGAGCTCGATATGGGGTGAAGGGTGAGACGATTGAGCAATGGTTAAGAAGCCTTAACTTTGTCCGAAACGTCTCGGCGCATCACAGTCGTCTCTGGAACGCGAACATTGTTGAGGTTTCGGCTCCACACGTGCTCTTTCCCAAGGTCCCCAACTCTCGGGCATTCATGTACTTCTGCGCAATGAGTCACTTACTTTCCGTGATTTGTCCGAACACCAGCTGGCAATCTAGGTTCGTCGCACTTATGGAAGAGTTTCCGGAAGTCCCCAACGAATCTGTGAAACCTGAGGATATGGGCCTAGTTGAGGGCTGGAAGGAATGGCCGATTTGGGCCAAGAAATGA
- a CDS encoding fibrinogen-like YCDxxxxGGGW domain-containing protein gives MTARILLVLSALTWMACSESNPARDWKTEEPPVDMGSEEDDGSETDAGPEPDAGPEPDAPSEPVVLVTPLEPLTSDQLNCEVVTESVAPSGASVTYTYAWEVDGTDQAINVPAVAASRTEPGQSWTCKVTPVADGIEGPIGGASVQIVNRPPEAEAPVIEPAEPRTHAPLRCVPTTNSDPDGQEVSLQFAWTLDGAPTTHNTDEIPASLTSKGQEWRCIITPNDGIEDGEPQASAAVAIVNTPPEAPTLQVSPDPTTSSSDLVCDVATPATDADGDELSYTFEWRLGASVVPGATLGADQTERGQAWECVARANDGEADSPEATISTTIQNSPPSAAQVEILPPSSTTSVDLNCQLIAPANDADGDELTYTYRWLKNGSPTSYSEATLPASATAKGESWTCEVTPNDGTDHGPTASATRVIVNEAPGAPQASINPATARTADDLTCEVVTPATDADGDTLAYLFSWSVNGAPSGLTASTVPSSQTSKGEVWTCAVRANDGLLSGPATEVQTTILNTAPSAPTTAITPSSPNTTQDLSCDIVTAATDPDGDTLTYTYAWRRDGAPIANTGAILSASNTARGQIWECTATASDGSLSGPPATASATIQNSAPSTPQPAISPTAPRTTDNLVCSVQTASVDPDGDPITYEYSWLQDGVATANTTQVVSSASTTKAENWTCLVKASDGTATSGTGTQSLNILNTPPSAPTVAISPAQPASTDDLVCQITVPSTDADQDSITYTYAWWRNGQSTGYTAATVPASATSDAETWECRVTPFDGENAGPAGSSSVSATPPTSCLDLKNQSPTTPSGVYQIDPDGSGPINPFNAYCDMTTNGGGWSLGAVMRDTDRAHVNRSAVGMLTGPNQSFSAKLSDTQINAISATNTAQSVYRMDCDGVSDFLRYENGWDSQAREGTLMFTYRYSCDDYACVVANAWETPTSVVWGGADYGGGSYPLHDFLQYNGDNHNGCFRLHHASSGNGALWVR, from the coding sequence ATGACGGCTAGAATCTTATTGGTATTGTCTGCCCTGACTTGGATGGCTTGTAGCGAATCTAATCCAGCAAGGGATTGGAAAACAGAAGAACCACCGGTTGATATGGGCTCAGAAGAAGACGATGGCTCAGAAACGGATGCAGGTCCCGAACCGGATGCGGGTCCCGAACCGGATGCACCTTCAGAACCGGTGGTACTGGTGACCCCATTAGAGCCTCTCACCTCAGACCAACTCAATTGCGAGGTCGTGACCGAATCTGTGGCACCATCAGGAGCGTCGGTCACCTACACCTACGCGTGGGAAGTGGACGGCACCGATCAGGCCATCAATGTTCCGGCGGTCGCGGCTTCCAGAACCGAGCCTGGACAATCGTGGACATGCAAGGTCACTCCCGTGGCGGACGGTATCGAAGGGCCAATCGGTGGCGCCAGCGTGCAGATCGTCAATCGCCCTCCAGAAGCGGAGGCACCCGTGATCGAGCCCGCAGAACCGCGCACTCACGCACCGCTCAGATGTGTGCCCACGACCAACTCAGACCCAGACGGCCAGGAAGTGAGCCTGCAATTCGCCTGGACTCTGGACGGTGCACCGACCACTCACAACACAGATGAAATCCCCGCCTCACTCACGTCCAAAGGACAGGAATGGCGTTGCATCATCACTCCGAACGACGGCATCGAAGACGGCGAGCCACAAGCCTCGGCTGCCGTGGCCATCGTCAACACGCCGCCCGAGGCCCCTACCCTGCAAGTTTCGCCAGACCCTACCACGAGCAGCTCAGACCTCGTGTGTGATGTCGCCACCCCGGCCACCGATGCGGACGGAGACGAGCTAAGTTACACGTTCGAATGGCGTTTGGGAGCCTCGGTGGTGCCCGGCGCAACGTTGGGTGCCGACCAAACCGAGCGCGGCCAAGCCTGGGAGTGCGTAGCCCGAGCCAATGACGGCGAAGCCGACTCCCCAGAAGCCACTATCTCCACCACCATCCAAAACTCGCCGCCAAGCGCAGCTCAGGTGGAAATTCTGCCGCCCTCCTCCACAACCTCGGTGGACCTCAATTGCCAGCTCATCGCGCCTGCAAACGATGCGGACGGAGACGAGCTCACCTACACGTACCGGTGGTTGAAAAACGGCTCGCCGACCTCGTACTCCGAGGCCACCCTACCAGCAAGCGCCACCGCCAAGGGCGAATCCTGGACATGCGAAGTAACGCCCAATGATGGCACCGATCACGGCCCAACCGCGAGCGCCACCCGCGTCATCGTCAACGAAGCGCCTGGCGCGCCGCAAGCTTCAATCAACCCCGCCACGGCGCGAACAGCCGATGACTTGACGTGCGAAGTTGTTACTCCGGCGACTGATGCCGATGGCGACACGCTCGCCTACCTCTTCAGCTGGAGTGTCAACGGCGCTCCTTCAGGCCTTACGGCGTCCACAGTTCCGTCTTCTCAGACAAGCAAGGGCGAAGTCTGGACCTGCGCGGTGCGCGCAAACGACGGGCTCTTGAGCGGCCCTGCAACCGAAGTGCAGACCACAATCCTCAATACAGCCCCAAGCGCCCCCACAACCGCCATTACCCCAAGCTCGCCGAACACCACTCAAGACCTCAGCTGTGACATCGTCACAGCGGCCACGGACCCGGATGGTGACACGTTGACGTACACGTACGCATGGCGGCGAGACGGCGCGCCCATAGCCAATACCGGGGCCATATTGAGCGCGTCCAACACCGCAAGAGGCCAGATATGGGAATGCACCGCCACCGCCTCCGACGGAAGCCTGAGCGGCCCGCCAGCAACCGCGTCGGCTACCATCCAAAACTCGGCACCGAGCACCCCACAACCTGCCATTTCACCCACCGCTCCGCGAACCACCGACAACCTCGTATGCTCGGTCCAGACGGCGTCGGTGGACCCTGATGGCGACCCGATAACGTATGAATACTCGTGGTTGCAAGACGGTGTGGCAACCGCCAACACCACCCAGGTGGTAAGCTCCGCCTCCACCACCAAAGCCGAGAACTGGACATGCCTTGTTAAAGCCTCTGACGGGACCGCCACAAGCGGCACCGGCACACAGTCCCTCAACATCCTGAACACTCCACCGAGCGCCCCAACCGTGGCCATTTCGCCCGCCCAACCCGCGTCCACGGACGACCTCGTCTGCCAGATCACAGTACCTTCAACCGATGCCGACCAAGATAGCATCACCTACACGTACGCATGGTGGAGGAACGGCCAATCTACGGGCTACACGGCTGCCACGGTCCCGGCTTCTGCAACGAGCGATGCCGAAACTTGGGAATGCCGAGTCACACCCTTTGATGGCGAAAATGCGGGCCCAGCGGGTTCGTCATCGGTGTCCGCCACACCACCTACCAGTTGTCTGGACCTCAAGAATCAGTCTCCAACCACTCCAAGCGGAGTCTATCAAATTGATCCGGACGGTTCCGGCCCCATTAACCCGTTTAACGCTTATTGCGACATGACTACGAACGGTGGGGGATGGTCCTTAGGAGCGGTGATGCGAGATACCGACCGCGCTCACGTCAATCGATCAGCCGTGGGCATGCTCACCGGACCCAATCAATCATTCTCAGCCAAGCTATCCGACACCCAAATCAACGCGATTAGTGCCACGAATACAGCACAAAGCGTATATCGAATGGATTGCGATGGTGTGTCTGACTTTTTGCGTTATGAGAACGGTTGGGACTCGCAAGCACGCGAAGGCACTCTGATGTTCACATATCGCTACTCGTGTGACGACTACGCTTGCGTAGTTGCCAACGCATGGGAAACACCAACGTCTGTTGTTTGGGGAGGAGCCGACTACGGTGGTGGCTCCTACCCACTACACGACTTCTTGCAGTACAACGGAGACAATCACAACGGTTGCTTTCGTTTGCACCACGCAAGCTCCGGAAACGGAGCCCTGTGGGTGCGATAG